The following proteins are co-located in the Microplitis demolitor isolate Queensland-Clemson2020A chromosome 5, iyMicDemo2.1a, whole genome shotgun sequence genome:
- the LOC103569610 gene encoding thyroid adenoma-associated protein homolog: MDSNEILVMLNELREQKISGEIDDIDNLSNEHEKWRNKLNYNLLDKYIKHSCEEIRITTLSLLVESKKSTLRFLEKELNVIMEFLKFNLGEKFEFVPLIKKVFKRINQSLAVFRRNVMQIEKFKSREKEATEDLELYQQREKEYVELANDSLSSIDSYRIFFINIREECLNGIRIGATHTRKKNSLSILQLQQDILENDFNDLSWSNEQVNKLFQCLLLDTYETNKEITFKIISKINPVTLNLTNFKKVDQLLDVAINLANCIRPLDSITASYMLRVCLMSPIIDQVLKKYNIQCNNDTLSQLIIVLLEHARISAELANENIIVAVAKRSLYGYIFCIRKLISSCDLRKVENKFWSIIIRDVISVCLNLYTAVSSVVNNSSPEGHFPMDLNKKYLGVDGDECELMKVTPQMVLLCSWRTVKEVSLLFGYLMIKSPIADDDSTIGLLSEQQIVDIGDHLVTLLCETKHRGAFEQAHVGFEQFCTRLWRLKQNHLNQLPKIWLYQLLMAITGLSPGNSKLCATRRSAGIPFMVQALVASEPSIKNKTEPVVFNSLMKILLDLTKIEDEFELSKKAMNLVEQQKFFSNLKIDQLKNYSSAITSGNFSDNVTITEVKMHVLNILRALFKHAQLRDLSKVYSSDGLIAAINSYDKKTWAERNAATLLFSALITRIFGVQRTKDHVNLTVHNKMTGRLFFEKYPQLLPFMLNKLNAFINDKNNPIRPSIQSILLLLSRLYLASNLDANFDWKVDEFVKLVSTCANSRIYTTRELAARAVVPLLTERTVCLFLNELFKKINTEASSGKPSRWNSIHGYILQALEITKSSLLVTCKLSEIYLEEFINNSMWIIRNVSCYNNRSACYPLAAAYIDLLYEFMKLYKYKKEQFPFTLYHKVLYESVTYVIKNQLKNQPGKEIFEYSTIKFFINWQLIIKLKYTLEEDEWVKVWGNILTHTNIQVQILAWTNIIETVRRKSEEFPVPTKNPLLVLAIHRACDELYKEEIGPDIQDAIQDFLFELDDKNNFNNLEIDEHTYCSIICPAVLNTFNKNIPHSPSFLRLFGKVFGKLLVNYTSQLSVQKTIDLNCQPYEIFYDNSWTSSAGIDSRLAIAKVIHDIYIDITTVKYEYIDNLKALLNWWTILLKLLVDDNSQVRTMALSALSKIETPDKIEYNSEESLEILFKKFSNCVLDNNAKFAAYFVWSLSLSENDFEMDDSDVFNKCYNYEAYEPLRISDMCGRYLEVQIHDKWNTESIFSTNLQQWLSQKLNMQISECKNAQALINAYKNRLPKLNQTLDDILDPTYNDKLIQILAFKNFLVLIDEKYCFDIWN, encoded by the exons atggATTCCAATGAAATTCTTGTAATGCTCAATGAATTACGTGAACAGAAAATAAGTGGTGAGATTGatgatattgataatttatcaaatgagCACGAAAAAtggagaaataaattaaattataatttgttggacaaatatattaaacattCCTGCGAAGAA attcGAATTACTACGCTTAGTCTTCTAGTTGAATCTAAAAAAAGTACTTTacgttttttagaaaaagaattgaatgtaataatggaatttttaaaatttaatcttggagaaaaatttgaattcgttccgcttataaaaaaa GTGTTTAAACGAATCAATCAAAGTCTTGCGGTATTTCGAAGAAACGTAATGcaaatcgaaaaatttaaatcacgtGAAAAAGAAGCAACTGAAGATTTAGAATTATATCAGCAACGTGAAAAAGAGTATGTAGAATTAGCTAATGATTCACTCAGTTCAATAGATAGTTAccgcatattttttattaacattcgTGAAGAGTGTTTGAATGGTATACGAATTGGAGCAACTcatacacgaaaaaaaaatagtttatctATACTACAGTTACAGCaagatattttagaaaatgattttaatgacTTGTCATGGAGTAAtgaacaagtaaataaattatttcaatgttTATTACTCGATACATATGAaacaaataaagaaataacttttaaaataatatcaaaaataaacccaGTTACATTGAACTtgacaaattttaagaaagttGATCAACTTTTAGACGTAGCAATTAATTTGGCAAATTGCATTCGACCACTTGATAGTATTACAGCATCTTACATGTTAAGAGTTTGTCTTATGTCACCAATTATTGATCAAGTATTaaagaaatataatattcaatgTAATAACGATACTTtgtctcaattaattatagtaCTGCTGGAACACGCaagg ATTTCTGCAGAATTAGcgaatgaaaatattattgtcgCTGTTGCTAAACGTTCCTTGTAcggatatattttttgtataagaAAATTGATCTCATCCTGTGATCTTAG aaaagttgaaaataaattttggtcAATTATAATTAGGGATGTAATATCTgtgtgtttaaatttatacaccGCAGTTTCTTCGGTAGTAAATAATTCATCACCAGAAGGACATTTTCCGATGGatctcaacaaaaaatatttgggtGTTGATGGAGATGAATGTGAATTGATGAAAGTAACACCGCAAATGGTTTTATTGTGCTCTTGGCGTACTGTCAAAGAAGTCAGTCTATTATTCGGTTATCTGATGATTAAATCACCGATTGCGGATGATGATTCAACGATTGGTTTACTGTCTGAGCAACAGATTGTTGATATTGGTGATCATTTAGTTACGTTACTGTGTGAAACTAAACATAGAGGTGCATTTGAACAAGCACATGTTGGATTTGAACAATTTTGTACACGTTTATGGCGGCTTAAGCAGAatcatttaaatcaattaccaAAAATATGGTTGTACCAATTACTAATGGCAATTACTGGGTTATCTCCGGGAAATTCAAAGTTATGTGCTACAAGACGTAGTGCAGGTATACCTTTTATGGttcag gCTCTAGTTGCTTCAGAaccttcaattaaaaataaaactgagcCTGTTGTTTTCAACtcgttaatgaaaattttgttagaTCTAACCAAAATTGAAgatgaatttgaattatctAAAAAAGCAATGAATCTTGTagaacaacaaaaatttttttctaatcttaAAATAgatcagttaaaaaattattcaagtgcAATTACTTCaggaaatttttctgataatgTAACAATTACAGAAGTTAAAATgcatgttttaaatatattacgtGCATTATTTAAACACGCTCAATTAAGAGATCTGTCTAAAGTATATTCTTCAGATGGACTGATTGCTGCAATAAatagttatgataaaaaaacatgGGCT gAACGTAATGCTGcaacattattatttagtgCTTTAATAACAAGAATTTTTGGTGTCCAAAGAACAAAAGACCATGTTAATTTAACGGTACACAATAAAATGACTGGTcgtttatttttcgaaaaatatccACAGCTATTACCATTCAtgctcaataaattaaatgcatttattaatgataaaaataatccaataAGACCTAGTATTCAATCGATTCTTCTCCTCTTATCTCGATTATATCTCGCATCGAATTTAGATGCTAATTTCGATTGGAAG GTTGATGAATTTGTTAAATTAGTTTCAACTTGTGCTAATAGTAGAATATATACAACACGAGAATTAGCTGCTAGAGCTGTAGTACCTTTACTGACAGAGAGAACCGTTTGTTTATTTCTCAATGAGTTATTCAAGAAGATTAATACTGAAGCAAGTAGCGGCAAACCATCCAGATGGAATTCAATACACGGTTACATATTACAG GCTTTAGAGATTACAAAGAGTAGTTTACTCGTGACATGCAAATTATCTGAAATATATTTAGaggaatttattaataattcaatgtgGATTATTCGTAATGTTTCCTGTTATAATAATAGATCAGCGTGTTATCCATTAGCGGCCGCTTATATTGATCTTCTTTATGAATTTATGAAACTCTATAAATACAa gaaaGAACAATTTCCTTTTACGTTATATCATAAAGTATTATATGAATCTGTAAcatatgttataaaaaatcaattgaaaaaccAACCGGGAAAAgagatttttgaatattccacgattaaattttttataaactggCAACTCataataaaactaaagtaTACTTTAGAAGAAGATGAATGGGTAAAAGTATGGGGTAATATATTGACCCATACTAATATTCAAGTGCAAATATTGGCTTGGACAAACATAATAGAAACTGTTCGTCGAAAATCTGAAGAATTTCCCGTACCCACAAAAAATCCATTACTCGTTTTAGCAATTCATCGTGCTTGTGATGAATTATATAAAGAAGAAATCGGTCCGGATATACAAGATGCCATACAAGACTTTTTATTTGAACtcgacgataaaaataattttaataatctcGAAATTGACGAGCATACATATTGTAGTATAATATGCCCAGCagttttaaatacatttaacaaaaatatacctCACAGTCCTAGTTTTTTAAGATTATTTGGGAAAGTATTCGGTAAATTATTAGTCAACTATACTAGTCAG TTATCAGTACAAAAAACCATAGATTTAAATTGTCAAccatatgaaatattttatgataattctTGGACGAGTTCAGCGGGAATAGATTCCAGGCTAGCGATTGCTAAAGTTATACacgatatttatattgatataacAACAGTAAAATATGAGTATATag ataatttaaaaGCTTTACTTAATTGGTGGAccattttattgaaattgttAGTAGATGATAATTCACAAGTACGAACAATGGCTTTATCGGCTTTGTCTAAAATAGAAACACcagataaaattgaatataattctGAAGAatcattagaaattttatttaaaaaattttccaattgtGTATTAGATAATAATGCAAAGTTTGCAGCATACTTTGTTTGGAGTCTTTCACTATCGGAAAACGATTTTGAAATG
- the LOC103569611 gene encoding integrator complex subunit 6, with amino-acid sequence MTIIVFLIDTSASMNQRAYLGGRPTLLDVAKSAVETFVKVRQRSPESRCDRYMLLTFEDPPQNIKAGWKENLATFMNELKNLQCVGLTTLGAALKHALDVLNINRMQTGIDTYGQGRCPFYLEPSVIVLITDGGKYTTTSGVQQDFTLPMHAPIPGSELTKEPFRWDQRLFSLVLRLSGTPAIDRDTGLVASDASPIDAMCEVTGGRSYCITSHRMMMQCIDSLVQKVQSGVVINFEKIGPDPPPLANEILPQQQLTQQQQPMQPQPVIQPEDEDNDDENSSTTANGIKSQYLPIPVAVGNTAWHSCRRLIYVPRQAQKGFAVGFWPIPESFWPDLNASSLPPRSAHPNVKFTCTSQEPMVIENLPFDKYELEPSPLTQYILARKQPTTCWQVFVANSYKSSEVGHPFGYLKASTNLTCVNLFVMPYNYPVLLPLLEELFKVHRLKPTSEWRTQFQNYLRTMPTYYAASLRRALTRMGAPAPLAQTLIPDNLDNSLSYSVLNYLKRLKNQAKIEFDRLCTEVISKQAANANANKFLVNGTTSPVTEGIRVIPRSPLKKDLVSHPLLQDKFIGLRDQLNEFGGFVVGLVRNQQQQRGAHSYRNAFDVPRKSLLDQVVRMRANFLQPGLMHTKLLDDDYVHSMPVAQMGNYQEYLKRMTPPLREIESAPVRQHMFGNPFKIDKRMMVDEADMDMVGSPSSSSASNSPSAGNPSILNSASPSNLPGNSLSSGVLPSTSNSKSLKRSLDNNGGNNISPILTRPPANKRKPGPIPKDFTVRRPSYTSPTPSPSTSPLPWTQIVEPKRSTFTPLEVNPPNLSPSLNSINQSIPILSNSILPTITTNDKLTNGLSDITTATLPVFEFSPTEIPENHYETPPDLVPIISNNIQTIKTEVKNEKIDIIKSEPSDLIINDINDDSMNSVDIESKQEERLSNHVDEKHDVKLEKDKPLTKKELEDVRKHNLSIREVIHKEVRKRGTNYATLFSYIHQVKGTLDIRIAFVREVVKESLRFKRRTLAKLLEDYLCTIQEDGWVTNCKINHNGATKIN; translated from the exons ATGACCATAATTGTCTTTCTCATCGACACTTCTGCTTCAATGAATCAAAGGGCATACTTAGGAGGACGCCCGACACTTCTTGACGTTGCTAAAAGCGCAGTTGAAACTTTTGTTAAG GTGAGGCAGAGGTCACCCGAAAGTCGGTGTGACAGATATATGCTTTTAACATTTGAAGATCCTCcacaaaatataaaagcagGATGGAAAGAAAATCTTGCCACGTTCATGAATGAGTTAAAAAACCTTCAGTGTGTTGGCTTAACTACTTTAGGTGCAGCTTTGAAACACGCATTagatgttttaaatataaatcgtaTGCAAACAGGCATCGACACCTACGGTCAAGGAAGATGTCCCTTTTATTTAGAACCTTCTGTAATTGTGTTAATTACAGATGGTGGAAAATACACGACTACTAGTGGAGTTCAACAagat tTCACTTTACCCATGCACGCACCGATTCCCGGCTCGGAATTGACCAAAGAACCGTTTAGATGGGACCAGagattattttcattagtACTAAGACTCTCAGGAACACCAGCAATTGATAGAGACACTGGTTTAGTAGCTAGTGACGCTTCACCAATTGATGCAATGTGTGAAGTTACTGGAg gacgATCATACTGCATAACATCACATAGAATGATGATGCAGTGCATTGACTCTTTAGTACAAAAAGTCCAATCCGGAGTTgtgattaattttgaaaaaataggcCCAGACCCACCGCCTTTAGCGAATGAAATATTACCGCAACAACAGCTGACCCAGCAACAACAACCGATGCAACCACAACCAGTAATACAACCGGAAGATGaagataatgatgatgaaaatTCATCAACCACAGCTAATGGAATAAAATCACAGTATTTACCTATTCCTGTGGCAGTGGGAAATACTGCTTGGCATTCATGTCGTAGACTTATTTATGTTCCTCGACAAGCACAGAAAGGTTTTGCCGTTGGTTTTTGGCCCATTCCTGAAAGTTTTTGGCCAGATTTAAATGCAAGTTCTTTGCCTCCAAGATCCGCTCATCCTAATGTTAAATTTACTTGTACTAGTCAAGAGCCAAtggtaattgaaaatttgccTTTTGATAAATATGAACTTGAACCAAGTCCTCTAACACAATATATACTAGCTAGAAAACAACCAACAACTTGCTGGCAAGTTTTTGTGGCCAATTCATATAAATCAAGTGAAGTTGGACATCCTTTTGGGTATCTAAAAGCTAGCACCAATCTTACATGCGTCAATCTTTTTGTCATGCCTTATAATTATCCTGTATTATTACCATTACTTGAAGAACTATTCAAAGTTCACAGATTAAAACCGACAAGTGAATGGAGAAcgcaatttcaaaattatttgagaaCTATGCCTACGTATTATGCAGCATCATTGAGAAGAGCTCTGACGAGAATGGGGGCACCTGCACCTTTAGCTCAAACACTCATCCCAGATAATTTGGATAACTCTTTGTCTTACAGTGTACTAAATTACTTGAAGCGTTTGAAAAATCAAGCTAAAATTGAGTTTGACAGATTATGCACCGAAGTTATATCCAAACAAGCTGCTAATGCAAatgctaataaatttttagtcaatGGAACAACGTCACCAGTGACGGAAGGAATTAGAGTAATTCCCCGAAGTCCGCTTAAAAAAGATTTGGTTTCCCATCCTTTACTTCAGGACAAGTTTATAGGACTTCGTGATCAATTGAATGAATTTGGTGGATTTGTCGTAGGTCTTGTGAGAAACCAGCAACAGCAGCGTGGAGCTCATAGTTACAGAAATGCTTTTGATGTACCAAGAAAAAGTTTATTGGATCAGGTTGTACGGATGAGAGCTAATTTTCTTCAACCTGGATTAATGCATACAAAGTTATTAGACGATGATTATGTTCATTCAATGCCTGTTGCACAAATGGGCAATTACCAAGAGTATCTTAAACGTATGACACCACCGTTACGTGAAATAGAGAGTGCACCAGTACGACAACATATGTTTGGTAATCCATTCAAAATTGACAAACGAATGATGGTTGATGAAGCAGATATGGATATGGTTGGGAGtccttcatcatcatcagcatcTAACTCTCCTTCAGCCGGAAATCcatcgattttaaattcagCATCACCATCAAATTTACCTGGTAATTCATTATCATCAGGAGTTTTACCATCAAcatcaaattcaaaaagtcTAAAGCGTTCTTTAGACAATAATGGTGGAAATAACATAAGTCCTATTTTAACTCGACCACCAGCGAATAAAAGAAAACCTGGACCTATACCTAAAGATTTTACAGTTAGAAGACCTTCGTATACGTCACCAACACCATCACCTTCTACTTCGCCTTTACCTTGGACTCAAATTGTTGAACCTAAACGATCAACATTTACTCCATTAGAAGTAAATCCACCGAATTTATCACCatcattaaattcaataaatcaatCGATTCCAATATTATCTAATTCAATTTTACCCACAATAACtacaaatgataaattaacaaatggACTTTCGGATATAACAACAGCAACTTTAcctgtttttgaattttcaccAACTGAGATACCAGAAAATCATTATGAAACACCTCCTGACTTAGTACCGATAATATCAAACAACATTCAAACAATTAAAActgaagttaaaaatgaaaaaatagacATAATAAAATCAGAGCCTagtgatttaataattaatgatataaatgACGATAGTATGAATAGTGTTGATATTGAAAGTAAACAAGAAGAGAGATTAAGTAATCATGTAGATGAAAAACACGAtgtaaaattagaaaaagatAAACCTTTGACGAAAAAAGAATTAGAAGATGTGAGGAAacataatttatcaattagaGAAGTGATACATAAAGAAGTAAGAAAAAGAGGAACGAATTATGCtacattattttcttatatacaCCAAGTTAAAGGGACTTTAGACATTCGAATTGCCTTTGTGCGCGAAGTTGTGAAGGAATCACTGCGATTTAAACGCCGAACTTTGGCGAAACTTTTAGAAGATTATTTGTGCACTATACAAGAAGATGGTTGGGTAACGAACTGTAAAATTAATCACAATGGTgcaactaaaataaattga